In Aequorivita sp. H23M31, a single window of DNA contains:
- the lgt gene encoding prolipoprotein diacylglyceryl transferase yields MHYLTITWNPSEGIDLGFFMIRYYSLMFVVAFTLGWILTKKIYEREGQPQEMLDKLFIYMVIATLLGARLGHVIFYQPELFVQDPLAVFLPISTVPEFEFTGFQGLASHGAAIAYVLAMLYYSKKVIKKPFLWVMDRIVIAVAAGGIFVRIGNFMNSEIIGKPSGDFPLGVRFVHEDIRPYQAVEATGIQNPSKAYDAIVHNPQFSELLNSVPFRHPAQLYEAGGYLIVFLVCWYLYWKTERRKQIGYIFGVFLILLFMVRFLVEFVKESQGGFLEDVLGVFSTGQWLSVPFIIAGIYIMWRASKKNPYVDDLTSQPPKGAE; encoded by the coding sequence ATGCACTATCTTACAATTACCTGGAATCCTTCTGAAGGCATCGATTTGGGCTTCTTTATGATTCGTTATTACAGCCTTATGTTTGTGGTCGCCTTTACTTTAGGGTGGATTTTGACCAAGAAAATTTACGAACGTGAAGGACAGCCACAAGAAATGCTCGATAAGCTTTTTATATACATGGTGATTGCTACCTTGCTTGGAGCACGATTGGGACATGTTATTTTCTATCAGCCAGAACTATTTGTTCAGGATCCACTTGCAGTCTTTCTCCCTATTAGTACTGTTCCAGAATTTGAATTTACAGGATTTCAGGGATTAGCAAGTCATGGAGCGGCAATTGCCTATGTTTTGGCGATGTTATATTACAGTAAAAAGGTTATCAAAAAACCATTTTTATGGGTTATGGACCGTATCGTTATTGCCGTGGCCGCCGGTGGAATTTTTGTGCGTATCGGAAATTTCATGAATTCAGAAATTATAGGAAAGCCATCAGGCGATTTTCCTTTGGGTGTCCGCTTTGTCCATGAAGACATTCGCCCATACCAGGCCGTAGAAGCCACGGGAATCCAGAATCCATCAAAAGCTTATGATGCCATTGTACATAATCCGCAATTTTCGGAGTTGCTGAACAGCGTTCCTTTTAGACATCCCGCGCAACTTTATGAGGCTGGAGGCTATCTGATTGTTTTTCTTGTTTGTTGGTATCTCTATTGGAAAACTGAACGAAGAAAACAGATTGGCTATATTTTTGGAGTGTTTTTGATCCTTCTCTTTATGGTTCGTTTTCTAGTTGAATTTGTAAAGGAAAGTCAAGGCGGATTCTTGGAAGATGTTCTGGGAGTCTTTTCTACTGGGCAGTGGCTGAGTGTTCCTTTTATAATTGCGGGAATATATATAATGTGGAGAGCTTCAAAAAAGAATCCTTATGTTGATGACTTAACGTCCCAGCCCCCTAAAGGGGCAGAATAA
- a CDS encoding TonB-dependent receptor plug domain-containing protein: MKSFNRVSPSKGILLGCLLYILFFGSFGGKLYAQEETADTLKLINLNEVVVISAGKQLNHNKQHKPMSSLDEFLESSRSINMVKRGAYAWEPTMNDMGSERLAVTIDGMQIFGACTDKMDPVTSYVDVSNLSEAEIGSGQQGAAFGNSIGGSINLKLDRSNFKPTGWTGSLESAFESNNKLRVFGGELNYSDEKFYLNSDIIYRKSDNYKAGGDREILYSQFEKYNFSLNSGYILAADKSISATLIYDEAKNVGYPALTMDVSLARAVIGSVSFNQDSLFGRLGRWESKLYYNTIKHVMDDTKRPDVPIHMDMPGWSETVGFYSQANMRKNNNRFFFKVDGYLNKSLAEMTMYPENSNEALMFMLTWPDVHTMDFGIYGEDNISFKESSLKLSTRLTYHSNTVADDFGLNSLKIFYPDMDRTNTRFLKSFSAQYHKMLDDFHFNGGLSYGERAPSVSEGYGFYLFNSFDNHDYIGDPNLKTESSAEANVSLSYERPIFQITAEANYFQVFNYIIGTIDPSLRPMAIGADGVKVYGNLDYAQLFNTSLLGRYALSNAFKLSARISYHRGIDNEGENLPLISPISYQSGLDFYKNQYSASLTVSGAGEQVNYNPAYGETKTASYATLSASFGKRFFLGNDDLFVKAGIENILDTYYSSYTDWKNIPRMGRNIYLTIAYSIK; this comes from the coding sequence ATGAAATCATTTAATCGTGTATCTCCATCTAAAGGGATACTATTAGGATGTCTTTTATATATCCTGTTCTTTGGTTCTTTTGGAGGAAAATTATACGCTCAGGAAGAAACCGCCGATACCTTAAAGCTTATAAATCTAAATGAGGTTGTGGTTATTTCTGCTGGCAAGCAATTGAACCATAATAAGCAACATAAACCCATGTCCTCCTTGGACGAGTTTTTGGAATCTTCCAGAAGTATCAATATGGTTAAACGCGGCGCCTATGCTTGGGAACCTACCATGAATGATATGGGTTCTGAACGTCTAGCGGTTACCATAGATGGAATGCAAATCTTTGGAGCGTGCACAGATAAAATGGATCCAGTGACTTCTTATGTAGATGTTTCGAATCTTTCGGAGGCGGAAATTGGATCAGGGCAACAAGGTGCTGCTTTCGGAAATTCCATAGGCGGATCTATTAACCTGAAATTGGATAGGAGTAATTTTAAACCCACTGGTTGGACGGGTTCCTTAGAAAGCGCTTTTGAGAGCAATAACAAATTGCGCGTATTCGGTGGCGAGTTGAATTATTCAGACGAAAAATTCTACCTAAATTCTGATATAATCTATAGAAAGTCTGATAATTATAAGGCAGGAGGTGATAGAGAAATCCTTTATTCTCAGTTTGAGAAATATAACTTTTCCTTGAATTCAGGCTATATACTTGCAGCAGATAAATCTATTTCTGCCACTTTAATATATGATGAAGCCAAGAATGTAGGATATCCAGCTTTGACTATGGACGTTTCTCTGGCTCGAGCTGTTATCGGTTCGGTCAGTTTTAATCAGGACAGCCTATTTGGACGTCTGGGTAGGTGGGAGTCCAAGCTGTATTATAATACAATAAAGCACGTGATGGATGATACCAAAAGGCCAGATGTACCTATTCATATGGATATGCCTGGGTGGAGCGAAACTGTTGGATTTTACTCGCAAGCCAATATGAGAAAGAATAATAATCGCTTCTTTTTTAAGGTAGATGGTTACCTCAATAAATCGCTCGCCGAGATGACCATGTATCCGGAAAACAGCAATGAAGCTTTAATGTTTATGCTTACCTGGCCCGATGTGCATACAATGGATTTTGGGATTTATGGGGAGGACAATATTTCCTTTAAAGAATCCTCGTTAAAGCTTTCCACTCGGTTAACTTATCATTCAAATACGGTAGCAGATGATTTTGGCCTGAACAGTTTAAAGATATTCTATCCCGATATGGATAGGACTAACACTAGATTCCTGAAAAGTTTTTCCGCACAATACCATAAAATGTTGGATGATTTTCATTTTAATGGGGGTTTATCTTATGGCGAAAGAGCTCCGTCCGTATCTGAAGGTTATGGTTTTTATCTGTTCAACAGTTTCGACAACCACGATTATATTGGCGATCCAAACTTGAAAACTGAAAGTTCCGCCGAAGCAAATGTATCTCTCAGCTATGAGAGACCAATTTTCCAGATAACGGCAGAGGCTAATTATTTTCAAGTTTTTAATTATATAATTGGAACGATAGATCCTTCGCTTCGTCCAATGGCAATTGGAGCTGATGGGGTAAAGGTTTATGGAAATTTGGATTACGCCCAATTATTCAATACTTCACTTTTAGGGCGTTATGCTCTTTCCAATGCCTTTAAATTATCCGCGCGAATTTCATATCATCGAGGTATAGATAATGAGGGTGAAAACCTTCCATTAATTAGTCCCATTTCTTACCAAAGTGGTCTGGATTTTTATAAAAACCAATATTCAGCTTCTCTAACTGTAAGTGGAGCTGGAGAGCAGGTTAATTATAATCCCGCGTATGGAGAAACTAAAACGGCTTCATATGCTACTCTTTCGGCAAGCTTCGGAAAACGTTTCTTCTTAGGTAATGATGATCTCTTTGTAAAAGCTGGAATTGAGAATATTCTTGATACTTATTATTCTTCCTATACCGACTGGAAAAACATTCCTAGAATGGGAAGAAACATTTATTTAACTATTGCTTATTCAATTAAATAA
- a CDS encoding adenosylcobalamin-dependent ribonucleoside-diphosphate reductase, whose translation MPVKTIEPARQTFTQDEAFNASVEYFKGDDLAARVWVNKYALKDSDGNIYEKTPDDMHRRIAREIARIEQRYANPLSEEEVYDAIKDFKYIVPQGSPMAGIGNPFQIASLSNCFVIGNQGDSDSYGGIMKIDQEQVQLMKRRGGVGHDLSHIRPKGSPVKNSALTSTGIVPFMERYSNSTREVAQDGRRGALMLSVSINHPDSEDFIDAKMEQGKVTGANVSVRIDDAFMKAVRDGENYTQKYPVFSENPKNVKDINAGKLWKKIVHNAWKSAEPGILFWDTIIKESVPDCYADLGYKTVSTNPCGEIPLCPYDSCRLLAINLFSYVDKPFKKDASFNFELFKKHLNIAQRIMDDIIDLELEKVDAIIAKIDADPQSEEIKAVERNLWLNIQRKALEGRRTGIGITAEGDMLAALGIKYGSEAGIEFSVEIHKTLALEAYRASVNTAKERGAFQIFDSEREKNNPFILRLKEADEKLYFDMLEYGRRNIALLTIAPTGTTSLMTQTTSGIEPVFLPVYKRRRKVNPNDKNVRVDFVDEVGDSWEEYVVFHHRFKEWMEANGISTDKNYSQEELNKFVKKSPYYKATSNDVDWMSKVKMQGAVQKWVDHSISVTINLPNDATEELVGKLYMEAWQAGCKGVTVYRDGSRSGVLIANDEKDEEQETMLTPFPTKRPEILDADVVRFQNSKDKWIAFIGLIDGKPYEIFTGFADDEDGILIPRWVNEGYIIKARNDDGSSRYDFQYKNKRGYKTTIEGLSHKFNPEFWNYAKLISSTLRHGMPIEKAVELINSLQLDSESINTWKNGVARALKRYVADGTEAKKQKCENCNSTSLIYQEGCLTCKDCGSSKCG comes from the coding sequence ATGCCAGTAAAAACAATTGAACCTGCTCGTCAAACTTTTACCCAAGATGAAGCTTTTAACGCTTCCGTTGAATACTTTAAAGGTGATGACCTTGCGGCCCGCGTTTGGGTTAATAAATATGCCTTAAAAGATTCTGACGGGAATATTTATGAAAAGACCCCTGACGATATGCACCGTCGAATAGCAAGAGAAATTGCCCGCATTGAACAGCGTTATGCCAATCCTTTGAGTGAAGAAGAGGTCTACGACGCCATAAAGGATTTTAAATATATCGTACCTCAAGGTAGCCCAATGGCAGGAATTGGCAACCCTTTCCAAATCGCATCTCTTTCAAATTGCTTTGTAATCGGTAATCAAGGTGATTCCGATTCGTACGGAGGAATCATGAAAATTGATCAAGAACAAGTACAACTTATGAAACGTCGCGGTGGGGTAGGCCATGATCTTTCCCACATACGACCCAAAGGATCACCTGTTAAAAACAGCGCCTTGACTTCTACGGGAATTGTTCCTTTTATGGAGCGATATTCAAATTCTACTCGCGAAGTTGCCCAAGACGGACGTCGGGGCGCTTTGATGTTATCCGTTTCCATAAACCATCCAGATTCCGAAGATTTCATTGATGCCAAAATGGAACAAGGCAAAGTTACCGGTGCAAATGTCTCCGTGAGAATTGATGACGCCTTTATGAAGGCAGTAAGAGATGGTGAAAATTACACCCAAAAATATCCTGTTTTCAGTGAAAATCCGAAGAACGTGAAGGATATAAATGCAGGCAAATTGTGGAAAAAGATCGTTCACAATGCCTGGAAATCTGCCGAACCTGGAATTTTATTTTGGGATACAATAATTAAAGAATCCGTTCCGGATTGTTATGCAGACTTGGGCTATAAAACAGTTTCGACAAATCCTTGTGGTGAAATTCCTCTATGTCCTTATGATTCATGCCGCTTGTTGGCAATCAACTTATTTTCCTATGTTGACAAGCCGTTTAAAAAAGATGCTTCCTTCAATTTCGAACTGTTTAAAAAGCATTTAAATATCGCCCAGAGAATTATGGATGACATAATTGACCTCGAGCTTGAAAAAGTGGATGCTATTATCGCCAAAATCGATGCCGATCCACAATCTGAAGAAATTAAAGCGGTAGAACGAAATTTATGGCTCAACATTCAAAGAAAAGCATTGGAAGGCCGTAGAACGGGAATAGGCATTACTGCGGAAGGCGATATGCTCGCTGCATTGGGAATTAAATATGGCAGTGAGGCGGGAATTGAGTTTTCGGTAGAAATCCATAAAACATTAGCTCTTGAAGCATATAGAGCTTCTGTAAACACTGCAAAGGAACGTGGAGCATTCCAAATCTTTGATTCCGAACGCGAGAAAAACAATCCTTTTATTCTTCGATTGAAAGAAGCAGATGAAAAATTATATTTTGACATGTTGGAATACGGCCGCAGAAATATTGCGCTGTTGACTATTGCCCCTACCGGCACAACAAGTTTAATGACACAGACCACTTCCGGTATCGAACCGGTCTTCCTTCCCGTATATAAAAGAAGAAGAAAAGTGAATCCGAATGACAAAAATGTTCGCGTGGATTTTGTAGACGAAGTGGGCGACAGCTGGGAGGAATATGTAGTTTTCCACCACCGCTTTAAGGAATGGATGGAAGCGAATGGGATTTCGACTGATAAAAATTATTCTCAAGAAGAGCTGAACAAATTCGTAAAGAAGTCTCCTTATTATAAAGCAACTTCAAACGATGTCGATTGGATGAGCAAGGTAAAAATGCAGGGAGCAGTTCAAAAATGGGTAGATCATTCCATATCAGTAACCATCAATCTTCCAAATGATGCTACAGAGGAATTGGTAGGCAAATTATATATGGAAGCTTGGCAGGCAGGATGCAAAGGAGTTACCGTGTATCGCGATGGTTCACGTTCGGGAGTTTTGATTGCTAACGATGAAAAAGATGAGGAACAAGAAACAATGCTTACTCCTTTTCCCACAAAACGTCCTGAAATTTTGGATGCTGATGTAGTTCGTTTTCAAAATAGCAAGGATAAATGGATTGCCTTTATCGGATTGATTGATGGAAAACCTTACGAAATATTTACTGGTTTTGCCGATGATGAGGATGGAATCCTTATACCACGATGGGTAAATGAAGGGTATATTATCAAAGCCAGAAATGATGATGGAAGTTCCAGATACGATTTCCAATATAAAAATAAAAGAGGCTACAAAACCACTATTGAAGGACTTTCACATAAATTCAACCCAGAGTTCTGGAATTATGCGAAACTAATTTCCAGCACTCTTCGCCACGGGATGCCTATTGAAAAAGCTGTTGAATTGATCAATAGTCTGCAATTGGATAGCGAAAGCATCAATACCTGGAAAAATGGAGTCGCTCGCGCCTTGAAAAGATATGTTGCCGATGGTACAGAGGCCAAAAAACAAAAGTGTGAGAATTGTAATAGCACTTCACTTATTTATCAAGAAGGTTGTTTGACCTGTAAAGATTGCGGTTCATCCAAATGTGGATAA
- the secDF gene encoding protein translocase subunit SecDF: MQNKGLITVFAVLFGLVSIYQLSFTFVASKVESNAKDFARSKYSENEPHLREAAEARYLDSVGVDPVFLGIDYNTAKEKELNKGLDLKGGINVILEVSVKDILKGLANHTKDAAFNQALEQATELQKTSQDTYLESFFKAFEALPGENNLASPDIFFNKNLEDAINPTMTNAQVKPIIERKIDESITSAFEVLRKRIDKFGVTQPNIQRLGKSARILVELPGAKDVSRVRKLLQSTAQLEFWDVYKFDEMAGFLQAADSRAGEIETAKKDNVAVLDTVSTKADTTEVEEDDVSKLLGGQDVKDTIVEDNKANPILSRMVALGNQGGPVIATFRLKDTATINGYLRMPQIRSLLPTDMRYAKFVWGLPVAAPQLKGEETTGLYALKSNRDDVPPLGGSVVVDARQEYDQMSRVVVSMQMNGQGAKIWEQMTGDAYQNQSQIAIVLDDIVYSAPGVTSGPIAGGRSQISGDFTVNQGQDLANVLRAGKLPASAEIVQAEVVGPTLGHEAINSGMMSFGIALIVVLLWMIGYYGRAGVFADIALLVNLLFIFGILAGLGAVLTLPGIAGIVLTIGMSVDANVLIFERIKEELAKGKAQKDAIKDGFSNALSSILDANITTGLTGLILLVFGTGPIQGFATTLLIGIATALFTAIFVTRLFIEAYTHKGRPLACSTPITKNLFTNVNIEFLKKRKVAYILSSVLILISVISLFTKGLNQGVDFVGGRTYTVRFAKDVNSAKIQDELIATFGSAEAKTYGGDNQLKITTKYKVEETGTEVDEEIEHMLYNTLKTDLPADMTYEKFVGDEEGKSFGRMEYYKVSPTIADNIKRDSFWAVLGALLVMFLYILLRFRRWQFGLGAVVAIFHDVLIVLGVFSLTYSFMPFNMEIDQSFIAAILTVVGYSLNDTVIIFDRIREYFGEHPGWKLNRVIDVALNSTLGRTLNTSFTTLIVLLSMFLFGAESIRGLLFAIIVGIVVGTYSSLFIATPIMYDTVKRKRVEDLIDKKKEEEVVLEA, from the coding sequence ATGCAAAATAAAGGATTAATTACCGTATTTGCCGTCCTCTTCGGATTGGTAAGTATTTATCAGCTTTCTTTTACGTTTGTTGCCAGCAAGGTAGAAAGCAACGCAAAGGATTTTGCAAGAAGCAAATATTCTGAAAATGAACCACATTTAAGAGAAGCTGCCGAAGCACGTTATCTCGATTCAGTTGGAGTGGATCCTGTTTTTTTAGGGATTGATTACAATACGGCAAAGGAAAAGGAACTTAACAAAGGGCTCGACCTTAAAGGAGGTATAAACGTAATTCTTGAGGTTTCTGTAAAGGACATCTTGAAAGGATTGGCTAATCACACCAAGGATGCTGCTTTCAACCAAGCGTTGGAACAAGCAACAGAACTTCAAAAAACCAGTCAGGATACTTATTTAGAATCCTTTTTCAAGGCTTTTGAGGCCCTTCCGGGAGAAAATAATCTTGCGTCTCCTGATATTTTCTTCAATAAGAATTTGGAAGATGCCATCAATCCAACGATGACCAATGCTCAAGTAAAGCCTATTATTGAAAGAAAAATTGATGAATCCATTACTTCTGCTTTTGAAGTTCTTAGAAAGCGTATTGATAAATTCGGAGTTACCCAGCCTAATATCCAACGTTTGGGTAAATCTGCCCGAATTTTGGTTGAACTTCCGGGAGCGAAGGATGTAAGCCGAGTTAGAAAACTTCTTCAAAGTACCGCCCAACTTGAATTCTGGGACGTATATAAATTTGATGAAATGGCTGGTTTCCTTCAAGCTGCGGATAGCAGAGCTGGAGAGATTGAAACTGCCAAAAAGGACAACGTGGCTGTTTTAGATACGGTAAGCACGAAAGCAGATACTACCGAAGTTGAGGAAGATGACGTTAGTAAGCTTTTGGGTGGACAGGATGTTAAAGATACAATTGTAGAGGATAACAAAGCCAATCCAATTCTTTCAAGAATGGTTGCACTTGGAAACCAAGGCGGACCAGTAATCGCCACTTTTAGATTAAAGGACACCGCTACAATCAATGGGTATCTACGTATGCCTCAAATTCGTTCTCTGTTGCCCACAGATATGCGTTATGCCAAATTCGTTTGGGGATTACCAGTAGCAGCCCCACAATTGAAAGGTGAGGAAACTACAGGTTTATATGCTTTAAAAAGCAATAGAGATGATGTTCCACCACTTGGTGGGAGTGTAGTGGTTGATGCCAGACAGGAATACGACCAGATGAGTAGAGTAGTGGTATCGATGCAAATGAATGGTCAAGGCGCCAAGATTTGGGAACAAATGACAGGCGATGCTTATCAGAACCAAAGTCAGATTGCAATTGTACTTGATGATATCGTATATTCTGCTCCAGGTGTTACTTCAGGGCCTATTGCGGGTGGAAGAAGCCAAATTTCAGGTGACTTTACCGTAAATCAAGGTCAGGATTTGGCCAACGTACTTCGTGCCGGTAAACTTCCAGCTTCTGCAGAGATTGTTCAAGCGGAGGTAGTAGGACCAACTCTGGGTCACGAGGCAATAAATAGTGGTATGATGTCCTTTGGAATTGCCCTTATAGTAGTTCTTTTGTGGATGATTGGATACTATGGAAGAGCGGGAGTTTTTGCCGATATCGCATTGTTGGTAAACCTTCTGTTCATCTTTGGAATTTTGGCAGGATTAGGGGCTGTACTTACGCTTCCTGGTATTGCGGGTATTGTACTTACCATTGGTATGTCGGTGGATGCTAACGTACTTATATTTGAAAGGATCAAGGAAGAGCTCGCCAAAGGAAAAGCGCAGAAAGATGCCATTAAGGATGGTTTTAGCAATGCTCTTTCATCCATTTTGGATGCCAACATAACCACCGGTCTCACGGGATTAATTCTTTTGGTTTTTGGAACTGGACCCATCCAAGGTTTCGCAACAACCTTATTAATAGGTATTGCAACTGCTTTGTTTACTGCAATTTTCGTAACAAGGTTATTCATTGAGGCTTATACTCATAAAGGAAGACCTCTTGCGTGTTCTACTCCGATTACGAAGAATCTTTTCACCAATGTGAATATTGAATTCTTGAAAAAGAGGAAAGTAGCTTATATCCTTTCAAGTGTATTAATCTTAATAAGCGTTATTTCCCTATTCACAAAAGGTCTGAACCAAGGAGTGGATTTTGTGGGTGGTCGAACTTATACGGTTCGATTTGCCAAAGATGTAAATTCAGCTAAAATTCAAGATGAACTGATTGCCACTTTTGGAAGTGCGGAAGCAAAAACTTATGGTGGTGATAATCAATTGAAGATTACCACAAAATACAAAGTTGAGGAAACCGGAACCGAAGTAGATGAGGAAATAGAGCACATGCTTTATAATACTCTTAAAACTGATCTTCCAGCAGATATGACTTACGAGAAATTTGTGGGTGACGAAGAAGGTAAATCCTTTGGTAGGATGGAGTATTACAAGGTAAGTCCAACAATTGCGGATAACATTAAGAGAGACTCATTCTGGGCGGTGCTTGGAGCTTTGTTAGTAATGTTCCTGTACATATTGTTACGATTTAGAAGATGGCAATTTGGTTTAGGTGCGGTTGTGGCGATTTTCCATGACGTGCTTATTGTGCTCGGAGTATTCTCATTAACGTACAGCTTTATGCCGTTTAATATGGAAATCGACCAATCGTTTATTGCGGCGATACTTACTGTGGTTGGTTACTCCCTGAATGATACGGTAATTATATTTGACCGTATCCGTGAGTATTTTGGGGAACATCCAGGGTGGAAATTGAACCGTGTTATTGATGTGGCTTTGAACAGTACTCTGGGTAGAACATTGAATACGTCCTTTACAACCCTTATCGTATTGTTGTCTATGTTCCTTTTCGGGGCAGAATCCATTAGAGGCCTGCTTTTCGCAATTATCGTGGGTATTGTGGTAGGTACATATTCTTCATTGTTTATCGCAACGCCGATTATGTATGATACGGTAAAACGTAAAAGAGTTGAAGATTTAATTGACAAAAAGAAGGAGGAAGAAGTGGTTCTAGAAGCCTAA
- a CDS encoding DUF192 domain-containing protein yields the protein MKKILVFIALVGSLLTFYNCKDTSNPENKSLTKEITFKKDGELTLMKAENDSLLVKLNIEIADDDYKTQTGLMYRHSMDKDQGMLFIFPDSEPRSFYMKNTEFGLDIIYFNSSQEVVSIQKNAKPYNESSLPSEGPAQYVLEVNAGLSDTWNLEKGDKFQFSKN from the coding sequence ATGAAAAAAATACTTGTTTTTATAGCCCTGGTGGGCTCGCTTCTTACTTTTTACAATTGTAAGGATACATCCAATCCTGAAAACAAAAGTCTTACTAAAGAAATAACTTTTAAAAAGGATGGGGAACTAACTTTAATGAAAGCAGAAAACGATTCCCTATTGGTTAAACTAAATATTGAGATTGCCGATGATGACTATAAGACCCAAACAGGTTTGATGTATCGCCACTCCATGGATAAGGATCAAGGAATGCTGTTTATTTTTCCTGATTCGGAGCCCCGGTCTTTTTATATGAAGAATACAGAATTTGGATTGGATATCATTTATTTCAACTCGTCTCAAGAAGTGGTAAGCATTCAGAAAAATGCAAAACCTTATAATGAGTCTTCTCTTCCTTCCGAAGGTCCCGCCCAATATGTTCTGGAAGTAAACGCGGGCCTTTCTGATACTTGGAATCTTGAAAAAGGAGATAAATTCCAGTTCAGTAAAAATTAG
- the yidD gene encoding membrane protein insertion efficiency factor YidD has translation MNYELKKILVFPFVLLIRGYQKFISPFTPSSCRYSPTCSSYAKEALEKHGLLKGGWMAAKRILSCNPWGGSGYDPVPPKKK, from the coding sequence ATGAATTATGAATTAAAAAAGATTCTGGTGTTCCCATTTGTCCTTTTGATACGTGGATATCAAAAATTCATTTCTCCATTTACTCCAAGCAGCTGTCGCTACTCTCCTACTTGTTCATCTTATGCTAAAGAGGCTCTTGAAAAACATGGCTTGTTAAAAGGTGGATGGATGGCGGCAAAACGAATTCTTAGCTGTAATCCTTGGGGTGGATCGGGTTATGATCCGGTTCCTCCTAAAAAGAAATAA